The following proteins are co-located in the Streptomyces sp. DT2A-34 genome:
- a CDS encoding tannase/feruloyl esterase family alpha/beta hydrolase, whose amino-acid sequence MRLSQGVPLIAATLLTAALTWPTPATATAVDEHHCSRQERLRVPGAAFQQSACLADLTTAGLAGTPYTDMADQAGLTARGTRTPAGVPGVQIDGYFPDSSRFNATHGLHHDAQFVIRLPDRWNGGLVVTGAPGTRRQYATDTAISDQVLALGYAYAATDKGNNGADFYRDGKRPGDAVAEWNARTTQLTRAARKAVAQRYGHAPRRTYMTGISNGGYLTRWQLENHPELYDGGVDWEGALWTADGPNLLTSLPTAVARMLGSARDEDLYAVGFARGSEFLWPYHEQAYWGVTQKIYRAEFDPAYAPGCPGPSAGNTSERILAPCASDARYDYATRPASVRRAVARVALTGRIGRPLITLHGDLDALLPKATDSDVYARMVDASGRGPLHRYFTIAGGTHVDGLYDTCPDRLRPILPCYRSAFDALSSWVERGTPPPADRTVGRPASGDVLNSCALSAPVGPAAEATSATEFLARGAAQPAPL is encoded by the coding sequence ATGCGCCTGTCCCAAGGTGTTCCGCTCATTGCCGCCACACTGCTGACCGCCGCCCTCACCTGGCCGACTCCGGCAACAGCCACGGCAGTTGACGAGCACCACTGCTCCCGTCAGGAGCGCCTGCGGGTGCCGGGCGCGGCCTTCCAGCAGAGCGCCTGCCTCGCCGATCTGACCACGGCGGGACTCGCCGGCACGCCCTATACCGACATGGCCGACCAGGCCGGGCTGACGGCACGGGGCACCCGGACACCGGCCGGGGTTCCCGGGGTTCAGATCGACGGATACTTCCCGGACTCCTCTCGCTTCAACGCCACACACGGCCTGCATCACGACGCCCAGTTCGTGATCCGGCTGCCTGACCGCTGGAACGGCGGACTGGTCGTCACCGGAGCCCCGGGCACCCGCAGGCAGTACGCGACGGACACGGCGATCTCCGACCAGGTGCTCGCACTGGGTTACGCCTACGCGGCGACCGACAAGGGCAACAACGGCGCCGACTTCTACCGCGACGGCAAGCGGCCCGGTGACGCGGTCGCCGAGTGGAACGCGCGGACCACCCAGCTCACCCGGGCCGCCCGCAAGGCGGTGGCCCAACGCTACGGGCACGCTCCCCGCCGTACCTACATGACCGGCATCTCCAATGGCGGCTACCTCACCCGCTGGCAGCTGGAGAACCATCCCGAGCTGTACGACGGCGGCGTGGACTGGGAGGGCGCCCTGTGGACCGCGGACGGCCCCAACCTGCTCACCTCCTTGCCCACGGCAGTGGCACGCATGCTCGGCTCCGCGCGGGACGAGGACCTGTACGCGGTCGGTTTCGCGCGCGGCTCCGAGTTCCTGTGGCCCTACCACGAGCAGGCCTACTGGGGAGTCACGCAGAAGATCTACCGCGCCGAGTTCGACCCCGCCTACGCCCCCGGCTGCCCCGGCCCGTCCGCCGGGAACACCTCGGAACGGATCCTGGCGCCGTGCGCGTCCGATGCCAGGTACGACTACGCGACGCGTCCGGCGTCCGTCCGCCGCGCCGTTGCCCGCGTGGCGCTGACCGGGCGCATCGGCAGACCGCTGATCACGCTGCACGGCGACCTGGACGCGCTGCTGCCGAAGGCCACCGACTCGGATGTGTACGCGCGCATGGTCGACGCGAGCGGACGGGGACCACTGCACCGCTATTTCACGATCGCGGGCGGCACTCACGTCGACGGCCTGTACGACACCTGTCCCGACCGGCTCCGGCCGATCCTGCCCTGCTACCGGTCGGCGTTCGACGCACTGTCCTCATGGGTGGAGCGCGGCACTCCACCGCCCGCGGACCGTACCGTCGGCAGGCCCGCGAGCGGCGATGTGCTCAACTCCTGCGCACTGTCAGCCCCGGTCGGACCGGCCGCCGAGGCGACGTCAGCGACCGAGTTCCTTGCGCGTGGCGCGGCGCAGCCTGCGCCGCTGTGA
- the xylA gene encoding xylose isomerase: MSYQPTPEDRFTFGLWTVGWQGRDPFGDATRRALDPVETVQRLAELGAHGVTFHDDDLIPFGSSDTEREAHIKRFREALDATGMKVPMATTNLFTHPVFKDGAFTANDRDVRRYALRKTIRNIDLAAELGAETYVAWGGREGAESGAAKDVRVALDRMKEAFDLLGEYVTSQGYDLKFAIEPKPNEPRGDILLPTVGHALAFIERLERPELYGVNPEVGHEQMAGLNFPHGIAQALWAGKLFHIDLNGQSGIKYDQDLRFGAGDLRSAFWLVDLLESAGYTGPRHFDFKPPRTEDLDGVWASAAGCMRNYLILKERSAAFRADPEVQEALRTSRLDELAQPTAADGLKSLLADRTAFEEFDVEAAAASGMAFERLDQLAMDHLLGARG, translated from the coding sequence ATGAGCTACCAGCCCACCCCCGAGGACAGGTTCACCTTCGGCCTGTGGACCGTCGGCTGGCAGGGACGGGACCCCTTCGGCGACGCCACCCGCCGTGCCCTCGACCCGGTCGAGACCGTGCAGCGCCTGGCCGAGCTCGGCGCCCACGGCGTCACCTTCCACGACGACGACCTGATCCCCTTCGGGTCCTCGGACACCGAGCGCGAGGCGCACATCAAGCGCTTCCGTGAGGCCCTCGACGCGACCGGCATGAAGGTGCCGATGGCGACCACCAACCTCTTCACGCACCCCGTCTTCAAGGACGGCGCGTTCACGGCCAACGACCGTGACGTGCGCCGTTACGCCCTGCGCAAGACGATCCGCAACATCGACCTGGCGGCCGAGCTGGGCGCCGAGACGTACGTCGCCTGGGGTGGCCGCGAGGGCGCCGAGTCCGGCGCCGCCAAGGACGTGCGCGTCGCGCTCGACCGCATGAAGGAGGCATTCGACCTTCTCGGCGAGTACGTCACCTCCCAGGGCTACGACCTCAAGTTCGCGATCGAGCCCAAGCCGAACGAGCCGCGCGGCGACATCCTGCTGCCGACCGTCGGCCACGCGCTGGCGTTCATCGAGCGCCTGGAGCGCCCCGAGCTGTACGGCGTCAACCCCGAGGTCGGCCACGAGCAGATGGCCGGGCTCAACTTCCCGCACGGCATCGCGCAGGCGCTGTGGGCGGGCAAGCTCTTCCACATCGACCTCAACGGCCAGTCCGGCATCAAGTACGACCAGGACCTGCGCTTCGGCGCCGGTGACCTGCGCTCCGCGTTCTGGCTGGTCGACCTCCTGGAGAGCGCCGGCTACACCGGGCCCCGCCACTTCGACTTCAAGCCGCCGCGGACCGAGGACCTCGACGGCGTGTGGGCGTCGGCCGCGGGCTGCATGCGCAACTACCTCATCCTGAAGGAGCGTTCGGCCGCCTTCCGCGCCGACCCGGAGGTCCAGGAGGCCCTGCGCACCTCGCGCCTGGACGAGCTGGCGCAGCCGACCGCGGCCGACGGCCTCAAGTCGCTGCTCGCGGACCGCACGGCCTTCGAGGAGTTCGACGTCGAGGCGGCCGCCGCGAGCGGGATGGCTTTTGAGCGTCTCGACCAGCTGGCGATGGACCACCTGCTGGGCGCCCGCGGCTGA
- a CDS encoding DEAD/DEAH box helicase: MPRLPEATPSEISELACCRAVFVPGDPARTGRVAFWRADGGAVPLVTSGSVEELAVALPGEDGVELVNVPAAVLPVRTALPVLTRARASAQAPRAVAFWGTAAVLALQIMARGLLLPGLSAEDHDAWRAGPLRPEDVERIRALAAAMPPEAHAVPLEGVEPLRLPDPERLLRDFLDAVADALPRSPAAALVTGAPAYAAQEPQHLPEQRAWAADVASGHDAGVRLSLRLELPGLAAATQDDAALSFRAVLQVHSVSDPTLVADAGDVWAGSDAFGPRARMDALLALRRAARAWSPLTPLLSAAVPDAVELADEEVTDLLGEGTRALAGAGVDVHWPKSLARTLTARAVIGPPDEESAPGRVSSDTPSFLSADALLAFDWWFALGDQRLTREELDRLAEANRPVVRLRDQWVLVDPQEVRRARAQQDRKVTPIDALGAALTGSTEVDGRQVEVRPTGWLAALRERLADPEGQEPVGQPPALTATLRDYQLRGLSWLARMTSLGLGCCLADDMGLGKTITLIALHLHRQADASSAGPTLVVCPTSLMGNWQREIEKFAPGTRVRRFHASRRDLDSMADGDFVLTTYGTMRLDARRLAEVPWGMVVADEAQHVKNPYSATARELRSIGARARVALTGTPVENNLSELWAILDWTTPGLLGRLGTFRARYAQAVESGQDPAAAERLTRLVRPFLLRRRKSDPGIAPELPPKTETDRAVSLTAEQAGLYEAVVRQTLAEISGADSMARRGLIVKLLTGLKQICNHPAQFLKEERPRIVGRSGKLELLDELLDTILSEGSSVLVFTQYVRMGRLIEQHLAARGMPSQFLHGGTPVAEREALVRRFQDGDVPVFLLSLKAAGTGLNLTRAEHVVHYDRWWNPAVEAQATDRAYRIGQTRPVQVHRLIAEGTIEDRIADMLSRKRELADAVLGAGEAALTELTDAELADLVELRGGAR; the protein is encoded by the coding sequence GTGCCGAGGCTTCCCGAGGCAACACCGTCCGAGATCTCCGAACTGGCCTGCTGCCGTGCCGTTTTCGTACCTGGCGATCCGGCCCGCACCGGCCGGGTCGCCTTCTGGCGGGCCGACGGCGGCGCTGTTCCGCTCGTGACGTCCGGATCCGTCGAGGAGCTGGCCGTCGCCCTGCCCGGCGAGGATGGTGTCGAGCTGGTGAACGTGCCGGCCGCTGTACTGCCGGTGCGCACCGCCCTGCCTGTGCTCACGCGTGCGCGTGCCTCCGCGCAGGCTCCCCGGGCGGTCGCGTTCTGGGGCACGGCAGCCGTGCTGGCCCTGCAAATCATGGCACGCGGCCTGCTCCTGCCCGGCCTCTCGGCAGAGGACCATGACGCCTGGCGCGCCGGTCCCCTGCGCCCGGAGGACGTCGAACGCATCCGCGCTCTTGCCGCCGCGATGCCGCCCGAAGCGCACGCCGTGCCGCTGGAGGGCGTCGAGCCGCTGAGGCTGCCGGACCCGGAGCGGCTGCTGCGGGACTTCCTGGACGCGGTCGCCGACGCGCTGCCCCGCTCCCCTGCGGCCGCGCTCGTCACAGGCGCGCCCGCATACGCGGCTCAGGAGCCGCAGCACCTGCCCGAGCAGCGTGCGTGGGCCGCCGATGTCGCCTCCGGCCACGACGCGGGCGTACGGCTCTCCCTGCGGCTGGAGCTCCCCGGCCTCGCCGCGGCCACGCAGGATGACGCGGCGCTGTCGTTCCGGGCGGTGCTGCAGGTGCACAGCGTGAGTGATCCGACGCTGGTCGCGGATGCGGGCGACGTGTGGGCGGGATCCGACGCCTTCGGTCCGCGCGCGCGGATGGACGCCCTGCTGGCGCTGCGCCGGGCCGCGCGGGCCTGGAGTCCGCTCACGCCGTTGCTCTCGGCCGCCGTTCCGGACGCCGTGGAACTCGCCGACGAGGAGGTGACCGACCTCCTGGGAGAGGGCACGCGAGCCCTGGCCGGGGCCGGCGTCGACGTGCACTGGCCCAAGTCGCTGGCCCGCACGCTGACAGCCCGCGCCGTGATCGGTCCGCCGGACGAGGAGTCCGCGCCCGGCAGAGTCTCCTCGGACACGCCGTCGTTCCTGTCCGCCGACGCGCTGCTCGCCTTCGACTGGTGGTTCGCGCTGGGCGATCAGCGGCTCACGCGCGAGGAGCTGGACCGGCTGGCAGAGGCGAACCGCCCGGTGGTGCGGCTGCGCGACCAGTGGGTCCTCGTCGATCCTCAGGAGGTGCGTCGCGCCCGCGCGCAGCAGGACCGCAAGGTGACGCCCATCGACGCGCTCGGCGCCGCTCTGACGGGCTCCACCGAGGTGGACGGCCGCCAGGTCGAGGTGCGGCCCACAGGGTGGCTGGCGGCGCTGCGCGAGCGGCTCGCGGACCCCGAGGGGCAGGAGCCGGTGGGGCAGCCTCCCGCGCTCACGGCAACGCTGCGGGACTACCAGCTGCGTGGCCTGAGCTGGCTCGCCCGGATGACCTCCCTGGGCCTGGGCTGCTGTCTGGCCGACGACATGGGCCTCGGCAAGACGATCACGCTCATCGCGTTGCATCTGCACCGGCAGGCCGACGCCTCGTCCGCCGGTCCGACGCTGGTGGTGTGTCCGACGTCCCTGATGGGCAACTGGCAGCGCGAGATCGAGAAGTTCGCGCCCGGCACACGCGTGCGCCGCTTCCACGCGTCTCGGCGTGATCTGGACTCCATGGCGGACGGGGACTTCGTGCTCACCACGTACGGCACGATGCGCCTGGACGCGCGCCGCCTGGCCGAGGTGCCGTGGGGCATGGTCGTGGCGGACGAGGCCCAGCACGTGAAGAACCCGTACTCGGCGACAGCCAGGGAGCTGCGCTCCATCGGCGCACGCGCACGCGTGGCACTCACCGGCACCCCGGTGGAGAACAACCTGTCGGAGCTGTGGGCGATCCTCGACTGGACGACGCCCGGCCTGCTGGGACGACTCGGCACCTTCCGCGCGCGTTACGCGCAGGCTGTCGAGAGCGGCCAGGATCCGGCCGCCGCGGAACGCCTGACCCGCCTCGTGCGCCCGTTCCTGCTGCGCCGGCGCAAGTCGGATCCGGGGATCGCGCCGGAGCTGCCGCCGAAGACGGAGACCGATCGTGCCGTGTCCCTCACCGCGGAACAGGCGGGTCTGTACGAGGCCGTGGTCCGCCAGACGCTCGCGGAGATCTCCGGAGCCGACAGCATGGCGCGGCGGGGCCTGATCGTGAAGCTCCTGACGGGTCTGAAGCAGATCTGCAACCACCCGGCGCAGTTCCTCAAGGAGGAGCGGCCGAGGATCGTCGGACGGTCGGGCAAGCTGGAACTGCTGGACGAACTGCTCGACACCATCCTCTCCGAGGGGTCGAGCGTCCTGGTCTTCACGCAGTACGTGCGCATGGGGCGCCTCATCGAACAGCATCTGGCGGCCCGCGGCATGCCCTCGCAGTTCCTGCACGGCGGAACCCCCGTGGCCGAGCGCGAGGCCCTGGTGCGGCGCTTCCAGGACGGTGACGTACCGGTGTTCCTGCTGTCGTTGAAGGCCGCGGGCACCGGCCTGAACCTCACCCGCGCCGAGCATGTCGTGCACTACGACCGCTGGTGGAACCCCGCCGTCGAGGCGCAGGCCACGGACCGCGCGTACCGCATCGGCCAGACCCGGCCCGTGCAGGTGCACCGACTCATCGCCGAGGGAACCATCGAGGACCGTATCGCCGACATGCTGAGCCGCAAGCGGGAGCTGGCCGACGCGGTGCTCGGCGCCGGCGAGGCGGCGCTGACGGAGCTGACGGACGCGGAGCTGGCCGATCTGGTGGAACTGCGAGGGGGCGCCCGATGA
- a CDS encoding SWF or SNF family helicase, protein MTRHDGDMERTFAALPPARGRGFAQTWWGLAWLKGLEETALDSGQLKAGRTLARAGAVGAVSVRPGRITAVVRGRDRTAHRADVLLEELTGEQWDRFLDMTVERAGHVAALLDRDMPPHLVEDAAATGIELLPGMGDLEPECGCGAWDHCGHTAALCYQVARLLDQDPFVLLLMRGRGERDLLDDLQARSAAPASEPSDPSAPSDPEGVDAAEAYATGDILPPLPALPELPAEPGVPPSLDTETPPASGVDPAALEFLAARTAAEAHRMLAEALRAGPEQRAVEAELTLDQDAVRLASGSPSAGVAERLADGSGRGREGLAVAVRAWRLGGITALSVLDEEWTVEGEALARARAALDSAWDEDERPALRAKGNRWTVTGAPNQLRLARDGRWWPYREEHGSWVPAGGPAQDPATALASARLTAEEEQP, encoded by the coding sequence ATGACTCGACACGACGGTGACATGGAGCGCACGTTCGCCGCACTGCCGCCCGCGCGCGGGCGGGGGTTCGCACAGACATGGTGGGGCCTGGCCTGGCTGAAGGGGCTGGAGGAGACGGCGCTGGACTCGGGGCAGCTCAAGGCCGGCCGCACACTCGCGCGCGCGGGAGCGGTCGGTGCGGTGTCGGTGCGCCCGGGACGTATCACTGCCGTCGTGCGGGGCCGCGACCGTACGGCGCACCGGGCCGACGTACTGCTGGAGGAACTGACCGGCGAACAGTGGGACCGCTTCCTGGACATGACCGTCGAGCGGGCCGGCCATGTCGCCGCACTGCTCGATCGCGACATGCCACCGCACCTGGTGGAGGACGCCGCCGCCACAGGCATCGAACTGCTGCCGGGCATGGGCGATCTGGAGCCGGAGTGCGGCTGCGGAGCCTGGGACCACTGCGGCCACACAGCGGCCCTGTGCTACCAGGTGGCACGACTCCTGGACCAGGACCCCTTCGTGCTGCTGCTGATGCGCGGACGGGGCGAACGAGACCTCCTGGACGACCTTCAGGCCCGCAGCGCCGCACCCGCCTCCGAGCCGTCGGACCCGTCCGCGCCGTCCGATCCGGAGGGCGTGGACGCCGCCGAGGCCTATGCGACAGGCGACATCCTGCCGCCGCTGCCCGCCCTGCCCGAGCTGCCCGCCGAGCCGGGCGTGCCGCCTTCCCTGGACACCGAGACGCCTCCCGCGTCCGGCGTCGACCCGGCCGCGCTGGAGTTCCTGGCCGCCCGGACCGCCGCGGAAGCACACCGCATGCTGGCGGAAGCCCTGCGAGCCGGTCCGGAACAGCGTGCCGTCGAAGCGGAGTTGACCCTCGACCAGGACGCGGTCCGCCTGGCCTCCGGCTCCCCGTCCGCCGGCGTGGCGGAGCGGTTGGCCGACGGCTCGGGGCGCGGCCGCGAGGGGCTGGCGGTGGCGGTACGCGCCTGGCGTCTCGGGGGCATCACCGCGCTGTCCGTACTCGACGAGGAGTGGACCGTCGAGGGCGAGGCGCTCGCACGCGCGCGTGCCGCCCTGGACTCGGCCTGGGACGAAGACGAACGGCCGGCGCTGCGGGCGAAGGGCAACCGCTGGACGGTCACCGGTGCGCCGAACCAACTGCGCCTGGCACGGGACGGACGCTGGTGGCCATACCGCGAGGAACACGGCAGCTGGGTGCCGGCAGGAGGTCCTGCGCAGGATCCGGCAACCGCCTTGGCCTCAGCGCGGCTTACGGCCGAGGAGGAGCAGCCGTAG
- the xylB gene encoding xylulokinase — protein sequence MSAAEGPLVVGVDTSTQSTKALVVDVSTGRVVASGQAPHTVSSGAGRESDPRQWWEALCEALRQCGDAAHEAAAVSIGGQQHGLVTLDDRGEPVRPALLWNDVRSAPQARRLTEELGGAKFWAERTGSVPAASFTVTKWAWLAENEPESVRATKAVRLPHDYLTERLTGQGTTDRGDASGTGWWASGTESYDDEILARVGLDPALLPRVVRPGEVAGTVRDSHDLPFSKGTLVAPGTGDNAAAALGLGLRPGMPVLSLGTSGTVYAVSKRRPADPTGTVAGFADAHGDWLPLACTLNCTLAVDRLATLLGLDREAVEPTTGLTLLPYLDGERTPNLPNASGLLHGLRHDTTAGQLLQAAYDGAVHALLGALDLVLDEDADRSAPLLLIGGGARGTAWQQTVRRLSGRPVQVPEAKELVALGAAAQAAGLLTGEDPAAVARRWNTTRGPVLDAVERDEETLARISGVLSDAAPLLQRSPEAH from the coding sequence ATGTCAGCAGCCGAGGGTCCGCTCGTCGTCGGCGTGGACACGTCCACCCAGTCCACGAAGGCGCTGGTCGTCGACGTGTCGACCGGGCGGGTCGTCGCGAGCGGCCAGGCACCGCACACGGTGTCCTCCGGGGCCGGCCGCGAGAGCGACCCGCGCCAGTGGTGGGAGGCCCTGTGCGAGGCGCTGCGCCAGTGCGGCGACGCCGCGCACGAGGCCGCCGCGGTGTCGATCGGCGGGCAGCAGCACGGTCTGGTCACGCTGGACGACCGGGGCGAGCCGGTCCGTCCGGCCCTGCTGTGGAACGATGTGCGCTCGGCGCCGCAGGCCCGCCGCCTGACCGAGGAGCTGGGCGGCGCGAAGTTCTGGGCCGAACGCACCGGCTCCGTACCGGCCGCCTCCTTCACGGTCACGAAGTGGGCCTGGCTGGCCGAGAACGAGCCGGAGTCCGTCCGGGCCACCAAGGCCGTACGCCTCCCCCACGACTACCTCACCGAACGCCTCACCGGGCAGGGCACCACCGACCGCGGCGACGCCTCCGGTACGGGCTGGTGGGCGTCGGGCACGGAGTCGTACGACGACGAGATCCTCGCGCGCGTGGGGCTCGACCCGGCGCTGCTGCCCCGTGTGGTACGGCCCGGCGAGGTCGCGGGCACCGTACGCGACAGCCACGACCTGCCGTTCTCCAAGGGCACCCTGGTCGCCCCCGGCACCGGCGACAACGCCGCCGCCGCACTGGGCCTCGGCCTGCGTCCCGGTATGCCCGTGCTGAGCCTCGGCACGTCGGGCACTGTGTACGCCGTGTCGAAGCGGCGCCCTGCCGACCCGACCGGCACCGTGGCGGGCTTCGCCGACGCGCACGGCGACTGGCTGCCGTTGGCCTGCACCCTGAACTGCACGCTCGCCGTCGACCGCCTCGCGACCCTGCTGGGCCTCGACCGCGAGGCCGTGGAGCCCACCACCGGCCTCACGCTGCTGCCCTACCTGGACGGCGAACGCACCCCGAACCTGCCGAACGCCTCCGGTCTCCTGCACGGCCTGCGCCACGACACGACCGCCGGCCAGCTGCTGCAGGCCGCCTACGACGGTGCCGTCCACGCGCTGCTCGGCGCCCTGGACCTGGTCCTGGACGAGGACGCGGACCGCTCGGCCCCGCTGCTGCTGATCGGCGGCGGCGCCCGAGGCACGGCCTGGCAGCAGACCGTACGGCGGCTGTCGGGACGCCCGGTACAGGTCCCCGAGGCCAAGGAACTGGTCGCCCTCGGCGCGGCGGCCCAGGCGGCCGGCCTGCTGACCGGCGAGGATCCGGCCGCGGTCGCCCGGCGCTGGAACACCACGCGCGGGCCGGTGCTCGACGCCGTGGAGCGGGACGAGGAGACGCTGGCCAGGATCAGCGGGGTACTCTCCGACGCGGCCCCGCTGCTTCAGCGGAGCCCCGAAGCTCACTGA
- a CDS encoding APC family permease, which yields MPGDSAGQATAGLRRDAIGLREVLFQSITAMAPAAAVAASIPAGAAFAGGSLPLSVLIALVACLFTASCVAELARELPAAGSVSTYVAQGLHPAVGFLVGWGYVFVEALVPPLLLLQLGFTTAGTLHQEWSSYPADLWWPWALAGAAIIAVSGYLGVRASARFGTILGVFEVVVLVVFAVWLIGKAGGDNSLSVFGTSHTAEGYEGVTGVFAGSVYTVLAFAGFEAAAPLAEETRNPRRTMHRAVLGAALGIGLFYVLTTYAMTVYYGPDRFGEFGASGAASWEGVARASFGLFWVLVFLAVVNSAIANANACANVSTRTAFALARIRVLPRILAVLHPKYRSPVAGIAVQTVVAVGAVLGLGLAYDPVTAFLLLATVIVTVVIGVYIVVNLACAGYFLRRRREALRPVRHLLLPALGIAAFVPALLTAAGLPVFDFVSELTAPVSYAGSVVGVWMAAGVVVLVVLIRRHPGCIAETARVHLDDPSPTGLPQNGAVQR from the coding sequence ATGCCGGGGGATTCGGCGGGGCAAGCGACTGCGGGGCTGCGGCGCGACGCGATCGGGTTGCGCGAGGTCCTGTTCCAGAGCATCACGGCGATGGCGCCGGCCGCGGCGGTCGCGGCGTCCATTCCGGCGGGCGCGGCGTTCGCGGGCGGAAGCCTGCCACTGTCGGTGCTGATCGCGCTGGTGGCGTGTCTGTTCACGGCGTCGTGCGTCGCCGAGCTGGCGCGGGAACTGCCGGCCGCGGGCTCGGTGTCCACGTATGTGGCGCAAGGGCTGCATCCCGCCGTTGGCTTCCTCGTCGGCTGGGGCTATGTCTTCGTCGAGGCGCTCGTCCCACCGCTGTTGCTTCTGCAGCTGGGCTTCACGACGGCGGGCACGCTGCACCAGGAGTGGTCCTCGTATCCGGCGGACCTGTGGTGGCCGTGGGCGCTCGCGGGTGCCGCGATCATCGCCGTCTCCGGGTACTTGGGGGTGCGTGCCTCCGCCCGGTTCGGCACGATCCTCGGCGTCTTCGAGGTTGTCGTCCTCGTGGTGTTCGCCGTCTGGCTGATCGGCAAGGCGGGCGGGGACAACTCGCTGTCCGTGTTCGGGACTTCGCACACCGCGGAGGGCTACGAGGGCGTCACCGGCGTGTTCGCCGGGTCGGTCTACACGGTGCTCGCCTTCGCCGGATTCGAGGCCGCGGCACCGCTGGCCGAGGAGACCCGGAACCCACGCCGGACGATGCACCGTGCGGTGCTCGGGGCGGCCCTCGGCATCGGCCTGTTCTACGTGCTCACCACCTACGCCATGACCGTGTACTACGGGCCGGACCGCTTCGGGGAGTTCGGGGCCTCCGGCGCCGCATCCTGGGAGGGCGTGGCCCGGGCGTCGTTCGGGCTGTTCTGGGTGCTGGTGTTCCTGGCCGTGGTCAACTCGGCCATCGCCAACGCCAACGCGTGCGCCAACGTCTCCACCCGGACCGCGTTCGCCCTGGCCCGCATCCGTGTGCTGCCCCGCATCCTGGCCGTGCTGCACCCCAAGTACCGCTCCCCCGTCGCCGGTATCGCCGTACAGACCGTCGTCGCGGTCGGCGCCGTACTGGGGTTGGGGCTTGCCTACGACCCGGTGACGGCGTTCCTGCTGCTGGCCACGGTGATCGTGACGGTCGTGATCGGCGTGTACATCGTCGTGAACCTCGCCTGTGCCGGCTACTTCCTGCGCCGCAGGCGCGAGGCGCTCAGGCCCGTACGGCATCTGCTCCTGCCCGCCCTCGGCATCGCCGCGTTCGTGCCCGCGCTGCTGACCGCGGCGGGACTGCCCGTCTTCGACTTCGTCTCCGAGCTGACCGCGCCGGTGTCGTACGCGGGATCCGTGGTCGGTGTGTGGATGGCGGCCGGAGTCGTGGTGCTGGTCGTGCTGATACGGCGCCACCCCGGATGCATAGCCGAGACCGCCCGTGTGCACCTCGACGACCCCTCCCCCACCGGCCTTCCGCAGAACGGAGCTGTGCAGCGATGA
- a CDS encoding ROK family transcriptional regulator: MTAPLHEAHPAGSGRALPNTQQGMRRRNLARVMHTVRAEGPLSRAAVASRIGLTRAAVSTLVDELIRSGLLEELGPERPGRVGRPGSALAVSGHGPAGIGAEVGVDHLAVCAVDLRGEVRSRAVRHGANRGRAAEPVIEELTELVRQVLAEAEREGLRPAGLAVAVPGLVARDARTVVRAPNLDWRDTDLGALLPVGFPLTVGNEANFGALAELWLGDGTPRDFLHVSAEIGIGAAVVVDGGLLHGTRGFAGELGHVPVQPDGPDCPCGGRGCLEQYAGEEAVLRAAGLESDEDRVGLLAGRAADGDEDVRRALREAGTALGVALTGAVNLLDPESVVLGGALAGLAPWLLPSLEAELDRRTAGPACPVSVSRLGPEGPLLGAAHSVVRAVLDDPMAVAAVAEQA, encoded by the coding sequence ATGACCGCACCGCTGCACGAGGCCCACCCGGCCGGCTCCGGCCGCGCGCTGCCCAACACCCAGCAGGGCATGCGCCGCCGCAACCTCGCCCGGGTGATGCACACCGTGCGTGCCGAGGGGCCGCTTTCCCGAGCCGCCGTCGCCTCCCGCATAGGGCTGACCCGTGCCGCGGTGTCCACGCTCGTCGACGAGCTGATCCGCTCGGGACTGCTGGAGGAACTCGGTCCCGAGCGGCCCGGCCGGGTGGGCCGTCCCGGGTCGGCGCTGGCCGTCAGCGGGCACGGTCCGGCCGGCATCGGAGCGGAGGTCGGCGTCGACCACCTCGCCGTCTGCGCGGTCGATCTGCGCGGCGAGGTGCGGTCCAGGGCGGTGCGGCACGGCGCGAACCGTGGCCGTGCCGCCGAACCGGTCATCGAGGAACTCACCGAACTGGTGCGCCAGGTTCTCGCCGAGGCCGAGCGCGAGGGGCTCCGGCCCGCCGGCCTGGCGGTCGCGGTGCCGGGTCTGGTCGCGCGGGACGCCCGTACGGTGGTGCGCGCGCCGAACCTCGACTGGCGGGACACGGATCTCGGTGCGCTGCTGCCCGTGGGCTTTCCGCTGACCGTGGGCAACGAGGCCAACTTCGGCGCGCTCGCCGAACTCTGGCTCGGCGACGGCACGCCGCGCGACTTCCTGCACGTGTCGGCGGAGATAGGCATCGGTGCGGCGGTCGTGGTGGATGGCGGGCTGCTGCACGGAACGCGTGGTTTCGCCGGCGAGTTGGGGCATGTACCGGTCCAGCCGGACGGGCCGGACTGCCCGTGCGGGGGGCGGGGTTGTCTGGAGCAGTACGCCGGTGAGGAGGCGGTGCTGCGCGCGGCCGGTCTGGAGTCGGACGAGGACCGCGTCGGGCTGCTCGCCGGACGTGCCGCCGACGGCGACGAGGACGTACGGCGGGCGCTGCGCGAGGCGGGAACGGCGCTCGGTGTCGCACTGACGGGCGCGGTCAATCTGCTGGACCCCGAGAGTGTGGTGCTGGGCGGCGCGCTGGCCGGGCTCGCGCCCTGGCTGCTGCCGTCACTGGAGGCCGAGTTGGACCGGCGCACGGCCGGGCCCGCCTGTCCGGTGTCCGTGTCGCGGTTGGGTCCCGAGGGGCCGTTGCTGGGGGCCGCGCACTCGGTGGTGCGAGCGGTGCTGGACGATCCGATGGCGGTGGCGGCGGTGGCGGAACAAGCCTGA